In Vigna unguiculata cultivar IT97K-499-35 chromosome 3, ASM411807v1, whole genome shotgun sequence, a single genomic region encodes these proteins:
- the LOC114179664 gene encoding glutamyl-tRNA reductase 2, chloroplastic-like, producing the protein MAALAGSSSAATATTSSTRFRRFIRPPPSQLSFSRARFSVKAACPFFSDNNNSLPQNVVASKPSALELLKASAADRYTKEKSCIVCIGLNIHTAPVEMREKLAIPEDRWPQVIKDLCAFNHIEEAAVLSTCNRMEIYVVALSQHRGVKEVTDWMSKVSGVSIPDLREHQVLLYNADATHHLFEVAAGLDSLVLGEGQILAQVKQVVKTGQGVPGFDRKISGLFKHAISVGKRVRTETNISSGSVSVSSAAVELALMKLPDSSFADAGMLVVGSGKMGKLVIKHLAAKGCKRMVVVNRSEEKVKAIQRELKDVEIVFRPISEMLTCAAEADVIFTSTASESPLFTVENVQKLPLATHGRRRLFVDISIPRNVEAGVSDLETAHVYNVDDLKEVVAANKEDRLQKAAEAREIIMEELNKFEAWKDSLETAPTIKKFRAYVERIRASEMEKCLSKMGNDVSKEQKDAIYALSMGIVNKVLQGPMQHLRCDNKNHNSQSEVLENMRAINRMYDLETEVSLLEEKIRDKMERAKK; encoded by the exons ATGGCGGCCCTGGCTGGATCCTCCTCCGCCGCCACTGCCACCACCTCCTCCACCCGCTTCCGCCGCTTCATCCGCCCCCCGCCCTCCCAACTCTCTTTCTCTCGCGCGCGCTTTTCCGTCAAAGCCGCCTGCCCCTTCTTTTCCGACAACAACAATTCCCTTCCCCAAAACGTCGTCGCTTCCAAGCCCTCGGCCCTCGAGTTGCTCAAAGCTTCCGCTGCCGACA GATATACGAAGGAAAAGAGTTGCATTGTCTGCATAGGGCTTAACATCCACACTGCTCCCGTTGAGATGCGTGAGAAGCTTGCGATCCCAGAGGATCGGTGGCCTCAGGTTATTAAGGACCTTTGCGCTTTCAACCACATTGAAGAAGCCGCTGTTCTCAGCACCTGCAACCGCATGGAGATCTATGTTGTCGCGCTCTCTCAGCACCGTGGTGTTAAGGAAGTTACTGATTGGATGTCTAag GTAAGTGGAGTTTCAATACCTGACCTTCGTGAGCACCAAGTTTTGCTGTATAATGCGGATGCTACACATCATCTCTTTGAAGTGGCAGCTGGGCTTGACTCGCTTGTTCTTGGGGAAGGTCAAATTCTTGCTCAGGTGAAGCAGGTTGTAAAAACTGGACAGGGAGTGCCTggttttgatagaaaaataagtgGTTTGTTCAAGCACGCGATCTCTGTGGGGAAGCGGGTTAGAACTGAGACAAACATTTCATCTGGATCGGTCTCTGTTAGCTCGGCGGCTGTGGAGCTTGCACTGATGAAGCTTCCAGATTCTTCCTTTGCTGATGCTGGAATGTTGGTAGTTGGGTCAGGGAAAATGGGGAAGCTTGTGATCAAGCATTTGGCTGCTAAAGGGTGCAAAAGAATGGTTGTTGTTAATAGGAGTGAAGAGAAAGTTAAAGCCATTCAGCGAGAGTTGAAGGATGTTGAGATAGTGTTTAGACCGATTTCAGAAATGCTGACATGTGCTGCTGAAGCTGATGTGATCTTCACCAGCACGGCATCTGAATCGCCATTGTTCACTGTAGAGAATGTGCAGAAGCTTCCTCTGGCTACTCATGGTAGAAGACGGCTGTTTGTTGATATATCTATTCCAAGGAATGTGGAAGCAGGTGTTTCAGATCTGGAGACTGCACATGTGTACAATGTGGATGATCTGAAGGAAGTTGTTGCAGCTAACAAGGAGGACAGACTTCAGAAAGCTGCTGAAGCCAGGGAAATTATCATGGAGGAGTTGAATAAATTTGAAGCATGGAAAGACTCTCTGGAAACTGCTCCTACCATTAAGAAGTTCAGAGCCTACGTTGAGAGGATAAGAGCCTCTGAGATGGAGAAGTGTTTGtcgaagatgggtaatgatgtcTCAAAGGAACAGAAAGATGCAATTTATGCCCTTAGTATGGGTATTGTGAATAAGGTACTTCAAGGTCCCATGCAGCACCTGAGGTGTGATAATAAGAATCATAATAGTCAGAGTGAAGTGCTTGAGAATATGCGTGCCATTAACAGAATGTATGATCTTGAGACAGAAGTATCATTGTTGGAAGAAAAGATCAGAGATAAGATGGAACGGGCTAAGAAGTAG
- the LOC114175970 gene encoding protein trichome birefringence-like 12, whose protein sequence is MSPKLPSNLLPWLIVLTFATFYFFSTFLSLHTFSSSTTSQSLAISKCNLFTGHWVSDPARTPLYDQTCPFHRNAWNCLRNERQNMSFINSWKWVPRNCHLNRIDPFRFLGRMRNRNIGFVGDSLNENFLASFLCVLRVADEGAKKWKKKGAWRGAYFPKFNVTVAYHRAVLLSRYQWQPKQAKGGMQDGSEGFYRVDVDVPADDWAKIAEFYDVLVFNTGHWWNNDKFPEEKPLVFYKAGQAIVPPLGMLDGLKVVLANMITYIEKEFPRNTLKFWRLQSPRHFYGGDWNQNGSCLFNRPLEENELDSWFEPRNNGVNREARLLNEVIEEALQGTNIHLLDLTHLSEFRADAHPAIWLGRKDAVAVWGQDCMHWCLPGVPDTWVDILSQLIHDGLEKR, encoded by the exons ATGTCTCCGAAGCTCCCTTCAAATCTCTTACCATGGCTCATCGTACTAACATTTGCAACCTTCTATTTCTTCTCTACATTCCTCTCTCTCCACACTTTCTCTTCTTCCACAACCTCACAATCACTCGCAATCTCCAAATGCAATCTTTTCACCGGCCACTGGGTCTCCGATCCTGCCCGCACCCCTCTCTACGACCAAACATGCCCTTTCCACCGTAACGCCTGGAACTGCCTCCGAAACGAGAGGCAAAATATGAGCTTCATCAACTCCTGGAAGTGGGTGCCCCGGAACTGCCACTTGAATCGGATCGACCCGTTTCGCTTTCTGGGTCGGATGAGGAACAGGAACATTGGGTTTGTTGGGGACTCCCTCAACGAGAATTTCTTGGCTTCTTTTCTCTGCGTTCTCAGGGTCGCCGATGAGGGAGCCAAAAAGTGGAAAAAGAAGGGTGCTTGGAGGGGTGCATATTTTCCCAAATTCAATGTCACCGTCGCTTATCACCGTGCCGTTTTGCTCTCCAGATACCA GTGGCAGCCAAAACAAGCAAAAGGTGGGATGCAAGATGGATCAGAAGGCTTTTATCGAGTTGATGTTGATGTTCCTGCTGATGATTGGGCTAAAATTGCTGAATTCTATGATGTTCTGGTGTTTAATACTGGTCACTG GTGGAATAATGACAAATTTCCAGAAGAGAAGCCTCTTGTCTTCTATAAAGCAGGACAGGCAATAGTTCCACCTCTTGGGATGTTGGATGGACTCAAAGTTGTTCTTGCTAATATGATCACATACATTGAGAAAGAATTTCCTAGAAACACCCTTAAATTCTGGAGATTACAATCCCCAAGACACTTTTATGGTGGTGACTGGAATCAAAATGGGAGCTGCTTGTTCAACAGGCCCCTTGAGGAGAATGAG CTTGACTCATGGTTTGAACCCAGGAACAACGGAGTTAACAGGGAAGCAAGACTATTGAATGAGGTGATTGAAGAAGCATTACAAGGCACAAACATTCACTTGCTTGACTTAACTCATTTAAGTGAGTTCAGAGCTGATGCTCATCCAGCAATTTGGTTAGGAAGGAAGGACGCAGTTGCAGTATGGGGTCAGGATTGCATGCATTGGTGTCTGCCTGGTGTTCCCGACACATGGGTTGATATATTGTCTCAGCTGATCCATGATGGCTTAGAAAAGAGGTGA
- the LOC114179173 gene encoding uncharacterized protein LOC114179173, whose translation MENYQYPSYPDSGDSSPRSREIDFENPPPWDDQQTQNYKAKFMCSYGGKIQPRTHDNQLSYVGGDTKILAVDRAIKFPAFLSKLAALCDATPQDLTFKYQLPGEDLDALISVTNDDDLEHMMHEYDRLYRPNSKPVRMRLFLFTLSSNPNSSFSSDRDRFVDALNSAPIPPQPDPIKTPPVTPSNVDYLFGLDKAVAPPTLPPSFAAVKFHDPAPEPVAPQPEYQVRGGISVSDRVVGSDPSANSIEIQRQLQQEMQRLQIAENEYRRRSEDGFAGGYAAAGGDYYMQKMPEKVPPPNAPHPGGYWPEKQFSGEGFQTTVTTAPGGADQQVYVIPAPGTFYHAPVVRPPAAQGYYAVQRMGSEGFREQAVFGGVAQQKTPFSSAGPAQPVKASGYAEGYGVVRPTGVPDNAAYAQVAYDSASGRQVYYTAQGGVVHAPTQYQGVPPVVGSDIRPVGVSVGQDVKVVNKVNQGSV comes from the coding sequence ATGGAGAACTATCAGTACCCCTCCTACCCTGACTCCGGCGACTCCTCGCCGCGCTCCAGGGAGATCGACTTCGAGAATCCGCCGCCCTGGGACGACCAGCAGACCCAGAACTACAAGGCCAAGTTCATGTGCAGCTACGGCGGCAAGATCCAGCCCCGAACCCATGACAACCAGCTCTCCTACGTCGGCGGCGACACCAAGATCCTCGCCGTCGACCGCGCCATCAAGTTCCCTGCCTTCCTTTCCAAGCTCGCCGCGCTCTGTGACGCCACGCCGCAGGACCTCACCTTCAAGTACCAACTCCCTGGTGAGGACCTCGACGCCCTAATCTCCGTCACCAACGACGACGACCTTGAACACATGATGCACGAGTACGACCGTCTCTATCGCCCTAACTCAAAACCTGTCAGGATGAGACTCTTCCTCTTCACGCtttcctcaaaccctaattcctcaTTCTCCTCGGATCGTGATCGCTTCGTTGATGCTCTTAACTCTGCTCCAATTCCCCCGCAACCTGACCCCATCAAAACCCCTCCCGTTACTCCTTCCAATGTCGATTACCTCTTCGGCCTCGACAAGGCCGTTGCTCCTCCCACTCTCCCTCCTTCCTTCGCGGCCGTTAAGTTCCACGATCCCGCGCCGGAGCCAGTCGCGCCGCAGCCGGAGTATCAGGTCCGCGGTGGAATCTCCGTTTCTGATCGCGTCGTCGGATCGGATCCGAGTGCGAACTCGATCGAAATTCAGAGACAGTTGCAGCAGGAGATGCAGCGTTTGCAGATTGCTGAGAATGAATATCGGAGGAGGAGTGAGGATGGTTTCGCCGGCGGCTATGCCGCTGCGGGAGGGGATTATTACATGCAGAAGATGCCGGAGAAGGTTCCGCCTCCTAATGCGCCCCATCCCGGTGGGTACTGGCCGGAGAAGCAGTTTTCCGGCGAGGGTTTTCAGACGACAGTCACGACGGCTCCCGGAGGTGCTGATCAGCAGGTCTATGTTATCCCAGCGCCAGGGACGTTCTACCACGCGCCGGTGGTGAGGCCTCCGGCGGCGCAGGGCTACTACGCTGTGCAGAGAATGGGGTCTGAGGGTTTCCGTGAGCAGGCGGTGTTCGGAGGCGTCGCTCAGCAGAAGACTCCGTTTTCGTCGGCGGGGCCAGCGCAGCCGGTTAAGGCTTCGGGGTATGCTGAGGGATACGGCGTTGTTAGGCCTACTGGGGTGCCGGATAATGCAGCGTACGCGCAGGTGGCGTATGATAGTGCGAGTGGGAGGCAGGTTTACTATACTGCGCAAGGAGGTGTGGTGCACGCGCCGACGCAGTACCAAGGCGTTCCGCCGGTGGTGGGTTCGGATATTAGGCCGGTTGGGGTTTCGGTGGGCCAGGATGTTAAGGTGGTTAACAAGGTTAACCAAGGTTCTGTGTGA